TTGGACGTCTTTGGCTTTCTATTGTCTTTATTTTTCGGTTTCTGGTGTACGCACTCACAGCAGGTCGGGTTTGGGGCGATGACCAGAAAGAATTTGTCTGTAACACCCGTCAGCCAGGATGTACCAATGTTTGCTTCGACTACTACTTCCCTGTATCCCATGTCCGCCTCTGGGCTCTTCAGTTGATTTTTGTAACATGTCCATCCCTCATAGTTGTTATGCATGTGGCTTACAGGGAGAACCGAGAACAAAAGAGAAGGGAAAAATTAGGAAAGGACTGTGAAAAAATTTACATGGATACTACAAAGAAGAGAGGAGGACTGTGGTGGACCTACCTCATCAGTCTTTTTTTCAAGGCCGCAGTGGACTCAGTATTTATCTACGTTTTTTATCGGCTCTATGAAAATTTCTTTCTGTCTCGTTTAGTGAAATGCTCTCTTAATCCTTGCCCTAACATTGTGGATTGCTATATATCTAGGCCTTCAGAGAAAAACATCTTCACTCTCTTCATGATCATCACCTCTGCTGTTTGCATTCTCTTGAACCTAGTTGAGGCTACCTATCTGATTGGCAAGAAGTGCAAGGAAACAATACATAAAGGGAATAATATGACTCTTCAAGAGAGAATTGTGAAAAGTGGCCATAAAGACCAAGAAAACAAAACTTGCAAAGAGCAAATTAAGGTTGGAATACATTGTAAGACCTCAAATATCACTAAAATAAAAGTAGACAATATTTCAAAGTAATGCACTTTTGTAGTTAGGTGGttatacaaagaaaataaaaattctacaatgcacacagggcattttACTAGATAATCCCAATACATTTTaaatcattatattatttataaatgtatctccatctgtgttttataaataacatgcataaatatattgtccAGAGTAAATTAATTTAGCAATATATTTAGTTGCATAGCGCATCCTTGTACAATACGATGCACATATTTCAGGCTTGGATGGGGTGCTCAGCTCCTTtggtctgtggattctggcaaatgctagaggggctgctctaaaatgccataaacagtccctatttattggggttgtggggggaatcccagtccggacctggcTGCATATCTGCTGTATAGACTACTTATACATTCTGACTAACTGCAAGTGTGATGTTTTTAGGATGTATAAAGGCTTGTATTGCATCATAACAGGAGAAACTGCAGCTATGAGGATTTGTGAAATATAACTTTTGTTGTTGGCATAATGTATTGTAATGCAAACTTACATTGGCTATGTTGTATGGGTAGTTTTAAATATAAACTCATATTATTCATTATATCTCCTGAGTACTCACCACGAGTTATAGAAAAAAGCAAGAACCACCAACAGTGGGAGTTATTATCAAACACTATTATCAAAATAACTTTGCTAGAGAATTGTACACTTAcaagttttctatatttctgtcattacaaaaatgtatatttttttaataaaaatagctGAAACTACTGGCTATTGTATTTTTTTGAGTGAGGGGTTTTTACTTCTGCTGTGTGGGATTGGTTAAGCATTCACAGTAACATCACTAGAGATTCCCCACATTCCACCCACCCTCCTCCACCTTTTCAATAAAAGAACAAACCCACAAGCCTTTTTATGCTCCCAATGTATATGCGGCACAAAGCAGAGGAGAGTGTATGCAAGGACCAAGAATAAAGTTTGAATGCTGCACACTGGAGTGTATGCTCAAACAAGAATAGAAGTTTAGATATTTCTAGGGCCAGTGAAGTTAGGTGTAGGTAGCATGGCAACAGTTTTTTATTAGAAGGTATATCTGCCATGCAAATGTGGCAGGAGCTAATAACAGTTAAGCAGTGTCAATTAACAAATCATCtaaaccagggctgtccaactggaggc
This sequence is a window from Xenopus tropicalis strain Nigerian chromosome 2, UCB_Xtro_10.0, whole genome shotgun sequence. Protein-coding genes within it:
- the gjb4 gene encoding gap junction beta-5 protein, producing the protein MNWGVYEALITGVNKYSTEFGRLWLSIVFIFRFLVYALTAGRVWGDDQKEFVCNTRQPGCTNVCFDYYFPVSHVRLWALQLIFVTCPSLIVVMHVAYRENREQKRREKLGKDCEKIYMDTTKKRGGLWWTYLISLFFKAAVDSVFIYVFYRLYENFFLSRLVKCSLNPCPNIVDCYISRPSEKNIFTLFMIITSAVCILLNLVEATYLIGKKCKETIHKGNNMTLQERIVKSGHKDQENKTCKEQIKVGIHCKTSNITKIKVDNISK